The following coding sequences lie in one Alloacidobacterium dinghuense genomic window:
- the rpmB gene encoding 50S ribosomal protein L28: MAQVCDVCGKGPQFGNNISHAHNITKRRWNVNLRPVKAKVNGGAKRLRVCTTCIKSGKVEKA; the protein is encoded by the coding sequence ATGGCTCAGGTTTGCGATGTCTGCGGCAAAGGCCCGCAATTCGGTAACAATATCTCGCACGCGCACAACATCACCAAGCGGCGCTGGAACGTCAATCTTCGCCCGGTAAAGGCGAAGGTCAATGGCGGAGCCAAGCGTCTGCGCGTCTGCACGACCTGCATCAAGAGCGGCAAGGTCGAAAAGGCTTAA